The following is a genomic window from Tripterygium wilfordii isolate XIE 37 chromosome 19, ASM1340144v1, whole genome shotgun sequence.
GAGGATTTTTGTTAACATAATTTGTTTCGTTCTCAGTGTTGACAGGCGAGGGAAAGTTCCTTCTTGCTGCACGAAGGTATAGGCGTCCGGGTAGCATTGAGTATGTGATATCACTTGATGCGGATGACATTTCCCAAGGAAGCAATGCTTATGTAGGAAAATTGTGGTATGTATCTCTAAACTTAGAAACTTATGTGgattttggaaaagaaaataatccTTTCCTTTGTTGCAACACAGTCTGGACTTTTCATGCTGAGTTCAAGCCTGTTTGATGTATCTGATCAGAAATTAGCGTGAAATTGCGGATTGTTTTTATTACTCTATACAGATTCATTCTCATAAAAATTATTACATACGAGCCTTTTCTTGCTTGTTGCGTTTTAACATATTTATTCCACTGCACAAAATTTATTGACATCATATTTCTATGGTCGGTTTTAAGTACCAAAATATAGAACTTCTgtgtatttcttctttttctggtgGAAGCTTCCTTTTTTATGATAGTGAGTTTAGAACTGTCAAAGAGGATGATAGTATCCATCAAATGAATGTTTCCTATTTTCTTCCAATATATCTGGCAATGAAGAAGGTACCTCTTGGAAGAGTTCTTCGGTTAATGCTGGTGTAGAGATGAGCTGGTGGATAGGTTTAACTAATCTTGTGAgcttttttattttcagttaCCAGTAGTTATGTCTTAAATATAGTCTTAGAGTTAGAGATTTGAGATCGTATCATCATCAGTAGAAATTATTAGCTGAGTACCAGATAGCAGGATAAGGGTTTATGATATAACAAGAATTTAATTTCAAATTTCCTTGAACTTTGAATCTTATCTCTGAACCCTTGTGCAATGCAGTTCAGACTTTTATCGTACCAAGTTTAGAATCTATGACAGCCAGCCTCCACATAACGGTGCCAAGCCATCAAGCAGTAGAGCTAGCCGCCGATTTCCTAGCAAACAAATAAGCCCCCAAGTTTCAGCAGGCAATTTTGAGGTTGGACAAGTTTCTTATAAGTGCAACCTTTTAAAATCAAGAGGTCCAAGGAGGATGCTGTGTTCACTGAATTGCCATCAATCAGCTGAAATAGCCAGTGATAAACTTGCGGATGATTCAAAGATGAAGGAAGCAGAGCTTATTTCTTCGCATACGAACTTGATGAACAAAGCTCCGCGGTGGCATGAACATTTGCAGTGCTGGTGCTTGAATTTCCATGGTCGAGTGACTGTAGCTTCTGTTAAAAACTTTCAGCTGGTTGCAACAATGGACCAGAGCCAGCCAGGAGGGAAAGGAGATGGAGAAACTGTTCTCCTTCAGTTTGGAAAGGTAGAGGATGATTTGTTCACCATGGACTTTAGACAGCCCCTGTCAGCTTTTCTGGCATTTGCCATATGCCTCACCAGCTTTGGTACTAAACTGGCGTGCGAGTAACTTATTTGCTGTTTTATATAAGTTCAGGTGGATATTTCATTTCCAAGTGTTCTATTCTGCATGAGTTTATAAATTGGCTTATTGTATTTAATGACAGAATTTACAAATCATTTTAGTACCAAAATGTTTCATTGCCTAccaattggtttttttttattaatctttcAAGTAGACATGTACTGCTACCATGAACATTCTCATGACAATAGGGCAAATGCAAGCTCAATGGGAAATGTCAAAATATATTATCGGCAAAAGTATTATCTTTGTCCTTATACTATCATGTTTTTCTCGATTCTATCCTTGAAGCATAAAATTACTCctttctatccttaaactatcaaTTTGTACATCATTTCTGTCCCGAGTCAGATTTTTGGTGGTGACTCCGTCAAACCTACTGACATGGCATCCAAACTCCTGAGAGATTGACACGTGaatcaattttttaaattgatTTAGCCTTGAGTTATCACTGGAAATGTCAAAATAAGACTACTTGTCATTAAAACTCTTAAGAACTTTGGTAGAAGTTATCATACCATATCAATGGGATCAATGAAGCAACTATGAATCCTAATGATCATCCCCATTGTTACTCTTAGCATGACGAGTCTACAAGAAAATATagttaacaaaaacaaaaattacaataTTTGATGAATAGCTTACAGATCAAAGCGTGAACATCCAACTAAATACCTTTGATttcaaagggaaagaaaaataatccATAAATGAAAGATGGAAAGGTTGCACCATGTAGTACTAAATTATAGCAAGCATTGACGTAACGTAGACATTCTGCGCATCAACATAGGGAGATTTGCAGAATTGATTCAACATAACATTAGACAGGATACCTAACAACACAGCTCCAATGCAAATGTCAGCTAAGAATCATTTACCAACCATTTCGCCAATTTGTTGCATGGCattgatttttcattgtttcaaaGACGACCATAAATCATTATGTTATAACAGCAACCATCTTGGAAGCAACCATTTCTTAAAAAAAGTTACAAATATTGCTTAGAAATAAATTTCTCCAAAATCTATctcaagagagaagaaaaagtttCACATTTAATCTTAAAGAACAGGAACAAGAATAACTAAAACTCACCAACACTCGATAGAATGAAACATTTGATTTCCAgaacaaaaagaataaaagaggaGCAAGAGTCCATAGATGGAAAAGATGTGAAATGTAGGAGGATATTAAGTATTACATATATCAACAACATTGTAGAGAAATTGCAAATCAACTTACAATGTCTTCACAAATATGATTTTAATATATCACTGGATAGGATATCTATAAACATGGTTGCAGTTGACGCGTCAGCTGAGAACCCTTTGCCAACCATTTCCGCAAGAAGTTTCTTTGCCATTGATGTATCTTTATTATGGAGATGACCTTGAATTATTGCATTATAAGAGGAACTCTCGGGTAAGCAACCACCCTCTTCAATTTTTCTAAACAATTCATATGCTTCGCTGCAATACCCTTCCTTGCAAAGTCCTTTAATCATTACATTGTATGTACAAGCATTAGGTCGGAAACCTTTAATAAAGAGGCCAGAAAATACCTTCCTGGCAACATGAAGCCTCCCCATTCGACACATACCATCGATAAGGACAGTATAAGTTGTGATATCAGGCTCTATACTACCTTCATGCATTTTCTTGATTAGTGCAATTGCCTCATCAAAACATCCATGTTTACACAAGCCATCAAGCAGAGCTGAGTAAGTAACTACATCAGGGGTCTGGCCACGAGCAACCATCTCCCTAACAAGATTTTGAGCAAGCCCAAGCTGCCCTACTTTGCATAATCCATTTATAAGGGTAGTGTACGATATGACGTTAGCGCACAATCCCCTTCGAGACATTTCATTTAAGAGTCTTAATGCCTCATCTACCTTTTTAGTCTTACAATATCCATTCATTAAAATGCTATAAGTAAACACATCGGGCTTACAACCCTTATCAACCATCAAATTGAACACTTTTGTTGCCTCATCAATTTTTCCTTGCAAAATATATCCATCCATCAAGGTACTATATGTGATAACATTCGGCTCCAAGCCATAATCAATCATCTTTTCCAAAGCAACCTGAGCCTCCAAAGCCCTGCCTTCTTTACAAAGATTATTAATCAATATATTAAAAGTAACTAGGTCTGGGCTGATGTCCCTACCCAACATTTCATTCCACATTCTCACTACCTCATTCCAGTGGCCTGAATTGCAAG
Proteins encoded in this region:
- the LOC119986113 gene encoding tubby-like F-box protein 7; the encoded protein is MRDTLFQRRDCETMWIRSLTISRSSRAAIDGEEVQRRRRLADESGEFRSAELGSVEDRTDSWGGMVPELLGEIIRRVEASEDRWPQRQNVVACACVCKKWREVTKEIATSPLNSHKITFPSSLKQPGPRDFPLQCLISRNKKTSTFYLHLAHTPLLTGEGKFLLAARRYRRPGSIEYVISLDADDISQGSNAYVGKLCSDFYRTKFRIYDSQPPHNGAKPSSSRASRRFPSKQISPQVSAGNFEVGQVSYKCNLLKSRGPRRMLCSLNCHQSAEIASDKLADDSKMKEAELISSHTNLMNKAPRWHEHLQCWCLNFHGRVTVASVKNFQLVATMDQSQPGGKGDGETVLLQFGKVEDDLFTMDFRQPLSAFLAFAICLTSFGTKLACE
- the LOC119985234 gene encoding putative pentatricopeptide repeat-containing protein At1g12700, mitochondrial: MLRRRRNICCALRLGETGNLTKFVSFSSQASTPKFAVKNLCTELNTIDDAVALYNQMVFLHPQPSIVEFGQLFSAIVRMKHFCTVVLLSRDMELMGIRHNLHSLSILINCFCRLHRVDYGFSVLGKTFKLGLSPNIVTLTTLINGLSREGNVARAARLFVDIVDNGFQPNVITCNSLINGLCRAGRTNDAICLLEKMEDRGYMPDVVTYTTIIDSLCRVKLFIGALNLYSKMVQKGISPTIVTYHSLIQGACNSGHWNEVVRMWNEMLGRDISPDLVTFNILINNLCKEGRALEAQVALEKMIDYGLEPNVITYSTLMDGYILQGKIDEATKVFNLMVDKGCKPDVFTYSILMNGYCKTKKVDEALRLLNEMSRRGLCANVISYTTLINGLCKVGQLGLAQNLVREMVARGQTPDVVTYSALLDGLCKHGCFDEAIALIKKMHEGSIEPDITTYTVLIDGMCRMGRLHVARKVFSGLFIKGFRPNACTYNVMIKGLCKEGYCSEAYELFRKIEEGGCLPESSSYNAIIQGHLHNKDTSMAKKLLAEMVGKGFSADASTATMFIDILSSDILKSYL